The nucleotide window ATAGTGATTTTTCCACCAACTGCTCTCATTTCCCTCTTCATGAacccaaatattttaatttgtctgtagagtttcaatttaaaataagcaCAGCACAAATAACTTGATAATTGGGACAAACATAATAGCCAGAGTTCCAGATAAAGATCACAGTTGCccatagaaaatattaaaaaagaaagcaagtaGCTTCATGAATTTAGAGTTCCCAGAAACAATGGGTTGGATTTTCAAGACAGATGAAGCCAAATAATTCTCCACTGGCATCCAAATAAAGTTTTCCAGAGtgctcagctctcagcagctcttgctgcccTCCAGTAACTCAAATTGATGTCCCAAACTCTGACCTCAGAGGCACAAAACTTGCACAAACACCCCCCAGCACTGTGGATTTAGAAATGTTTCTAGAGTGCCTGATAATGATTCTTTGGTATTGATGATATTGTGGCTCTTCCTTGAAAGTCTTTAAGCAGCACAGAACACACAagagcactgcaggaaaatgCAGCACCTCCTTCAGCATGGAAATGGAGCCATGGATTTGTTTCcttccctctggagctgcaaaCCCAGAGTGGGCATTACTGGCAGCACATCCTTCTAATAATCCTCACCTGTAATCCCATATTTACAAACACCTGGATTTAAACCCCTAAACATTGTGCTGGCCTGATCCAGCCCTGTTCCCCAAGGATCAGCTTTTCTTTACAATGTATTTTCCACCTCACAGGTCTCCACAATGAAGTTAAGCCACTCTCTGTTGACAAAAGCCCACGTTTAGAAGTGGATGATTTATTTACTCACTGCCTCTTGGTTCATTTAGTTTTGCTCTGAGGAACAGGAATGCACCAGCAAAGCCAGGatttgaaggagaaaaggatGGAGAGAAAATGATGGAGAGGAGGCCAGGAAAATCCAAAGGACAAAGACTTAAATAGCCCCTATCAAATGCTGCCTTTTTCACACCCTGGTGATTAACCAGACCTCCCACCTCCAAACCCCTCTGTGCAAGAGCTGTACCACCACAGgcacaaacaaaataaatgccaCTCATTCAATAATagtaatttcttcttcatataGACACCACACTTTGTTCTGCTCCCAAAAGGACAGAAAAGTGATGGttatccctgctctgcctggtctTCTCCAATATTCCTATTGAATCCACACAGCTCTAGTATTCTAATATTCAAATAAAGGGTCAATCTGTGCTCCATTCTCAgtgaaagctgcagaaaattcagtttctgCTAAAGgcccagaaaaagaaataaagaagtgtCAGCAAGGCCACTTACTGAGAAGTCTGACACCAAGGCAGACAAACTGATCAAAAGTATGTTGGCAAGATGGATGGAGCACAAGAGGCAGGCCTTCAACACAATTACATTCAATAATatcctaaaaaaaattacaattcaaaaataattcaatGGAAAAAATGCACTAGGACAGACAGagctgttatttatttatttaattataacCTCAAATCCTCAACCACAGGCAGGGTAAAATGCTCTCCCACCACTGGAATAAAAATAGTCCTGGCTAGAATTTGTTTGTTGTAGATACATTACCTAAAGAAATTTAACTCTTTTTGCTGGTTGGCAAATTTTATCCAACAAATTTTGATTTCCCTGAAAGTATTCCCTTAAGATTCCTCAGTTTTTGCAAGATGTGGGTGCACAATTCCTCATTTCTGCATTCCTGCTGTACTCACTCATGCAGGATTGTGTCTGCTCCCTAACTGGAtgattttagaaatgaaaatccAATAACAAAGAAAACGTTTTCCCAGCAGGAACCTCCAGTAAAACAATTCACTCAAGGCTTTTCTGAAACTATTTGGGAAGCTGAGGAAGTTTCTGACACTGGGCAGGGGAAAAGGCCAAATCCATACTAGAGGAACTACCAATAAATAAAGATCCATGTTTAAAGTCACTTTTCTTCCACCTGAAAATGAGCCACAAATTTATCCTTGGAAAGTGAATCCACTGCAGAAACAGGAATGTTCCACCAGCAtcttgtgttttcctttcccaatCAGACCAGCACAGATTTCTGCCCaccagttccaaccccctgggaacctcccactatcccagggtgctccaagcccatccagcctggccttggacacatATCTGCTCTTTTACCaagtatttctaaatttttttttaaagtttatatataaaaatggGGTGTTTATCAGCAGTTTATTGGTACCAGCAAGCCACCAGCTGCCAAGGTTTAAGATTTAACTTGAATTAAGACTGAACTTGCCTTGTGCCACATTATTCCCTGAGGTTTAGGTCGTTTGCAATTAGTCTGGATAGTCCTTGTTGGAGTGAGGATGTAATCCACAGTTAAATCATGatcatccagcagctcctctgctatGTCAAGCACCTACAAGGCAGGGATTTGGTTAAGTAGCTAAAAACAAACTCCCTAAAGCTGTGCCCCATTCCTGAGGTCTTGTCACATGAAAATCCATCCAAGACAATGGGAATAAAGATGCCAAACCAGCATCATTCCATGTCTCCTCTCCAGACAGAGCAGGAAGTGTCCCagagctccctccctgctggagagGGGATTTTTGAGCATCTGAGCTCACCTGGCAGTCGTGCACAATGGTAACCACAGGTGTGTCCTCCTGCACTGCACCCATGGACACCATCATTGCATATTCCATGTCTGCATAACCTTCCCCTTTGCCAATTCTCCAGCCTAAAGCATaagaaagtgggaaaaaaacaaaaagcagagtgGAAAGTTGTTGTTAAAATCATGTTAATAAGTCTGCAAGTTGtaactctggaaaaaaatcagatcagCATCTCTCACAGAATGCAAATTTCCTTGAAACCagcactgaaattaaataaatcagtttCAATGACTCCTAAAAGATCTTAGAAGCTTCCCATTCAGAATAAACAAATTTAATGCAGTTAACACAACAGTTTGTTTAGCAATTGTATTTAGAATCTTCTATTTATGTCCAACACAGGTTAATGTGGGTGAAGAGGAGTCTGGGTTACACACAAAAACTGTGTTATTTTAGGCAAGGGATAAAGTCAGTGGAAAATTTTTCAGCACCAGCAGGTTTCCAAAACACtagaaaatgcaaaatctgaTCCCCAAATAGGTACTGAATCAGCAGGTCTAACACAGCAGCCTGTGTGAGCTGAGCAGATCTCAGACCAGGCAGCCTGCCTGGATtcctttaaaacacaaaaaattgcTTGCCTCAAGAGTTTTCCTGAAAGCCAGAACATctctgagccctgtgctgtgtgcccAGTGCATCCTGGCACACAGAGGCAGAACCCAGGAGCACAACTCAGCTCCAAGGATAAATCTGTCTCTGCCACGTGCTGTGGCCTTCCTGACACTGCACTGGGACTTTCCTGCTGGAAGTTTTTCCTTACCTTTTTCAGAGACAGCCACTGATCCCACAATAACCAAATCCACTTGTGCTTTcccatccagccccacaggcaCGCTGTAGTCTCTGACaccctgcagaaaaaaaaacaaaaaaacccacaaacaaaacccacagcaTTTGAGGTTTGCAGAGTGCACAATCTTCCAAGCACTGAGGCAGAAATCCAGGATATTTTGATAAATCCAAGCAACTCCCCACGTTTCCAAGGGTCTCTTCCATGTTTAGCCAAGCTGTACATGTCTGGGAAGTTATCCCCCAGGGAATCCTAGAATAGACTCCCTACTAGAGTGACAAGAATTTTGGCACACTGCAAGGAGAGCTGAGGGAGGTGGGCCCTTTTAGAAGCAAGGTTATTTATTTAGGATCCAAACCTGATAGTTTGAAACACTTTTTTGGAAATCTGTTCCTAAAAATGAGGGCAAGTGACACTTCCTAATTACACCTCCCTTCTCTACTAAAACTTGAGGAATACCAGAGAACTACAAAAGCTTCAATTAATTCTTAAATACAAATCACAATGTTATTTTAGACACAGACAGCTACAGCACAAAGAAATTTGAAGTgacacaattattttttatttcctctctccctgttcATCCCCACCCATTTCTCTTCAATCTGTTCTCAACTTAATGAAAATTCTGTCCAGATGCAGAAATTATGTTTACTTAGATTTTTAAACATCAGAGGTTTAGAActgttaaaaatacatcttgTGTTTCAATCACTCCCAATATATGTGGACAGCACATTGTAAATGCTCCTCACACCAACTCAACTCGGTGCTAATAATAAATTAGCAATATTAAAATCACAATAAAGAGCCAAACATTTTCTGTGCATAGCACAAACCCCAAGAATTCAGCAATTTGTGGCTGACTATCAGCACTAATGCCCATCAGGCACTTCCCAGCAGTGTGGTAAGGATTGTTTGCACAGTGCTTTGTAAACACAAACTGCCAACAGCATTTTTTCATTAGTGGGCTGAGGGAAAAACCAGACACAGGGTGGTAAGAGCCCAGATCAGACAGCAGGCCAAGAGAAAGGTCTCTTTCAAAAGTGCTCTTCAGCCCTGAACAGCTTAATTAGTTAATGACTCCAATAGAACTTCCAACAAAGAAAGTCACTACTAATTACCAGCCATTTACAACCTCAGTTGTTTATGGGGTTGGGCAGAACTTTATGGCCTTTAGCAGGAGataaaggaggaaataaatccATATAGTAACCTCTTCATGCTGGACCAGTTGGGTTTTCACGGCAAATAAAGAAGGATATAAAACCTGCCGGGCTCTCTGGCTGCACAGTGAGATTGTAACACGAGAGGGCAGCAAGAGACCGAGCTGCAAACCCAACCCTCACCACGTGTCCGGGCCTCCCTGCGTGCAAATGCCACAAGTCACGGTGCTCGGGATGTTGTATTCCTAAAAAAACCTCGTCTTTCCTATCTGGTAACACACAAAGGCACTAAAATATTCCCCAGAGTGTTCAGCAGCTCAAAAGTGCAGAATGTAGGAACGTGAAGAAAGATCCAGCTCACCTCAAGTCGCTCATGATTTTCCAAAAAACCGCTCAGAAATGTCAATAATGTCCTGTTAAGACTAAATCGTCTCCTGATTTCAATATTATCAATGGTAGTTATGTACAAAAAACCAGGAATAACATCCTAACAGGAAGATATTTCAGGTTTTCCAACTTCCAGCTGGTCCATCCTAACCCCACACTGCCCCACAAGTGAACTGAGCCCTCCCTCATCCCTCATTCCCACCTGAGACGTGGCACATCTTCTCAGGATCTCCTTGGTGGCACCTGGAGGGGGAACAATCCTATTGAACAGCCCAGTCCTCAGCCGTGGTGTGGGAACCAGCAGAGTCTTCCTTGCCTGGGGAACCACGTGAAAAGATTCATTTTATGCTGAAGAAATATTGTTGTTGTCACACAGTAAAAACTATGTGgccaaatatttaatttgttgtGTTGTTCATTGTGTAGTGCTTGAAAGACTAATTTCCTCCAATGCAGAAAAATTCCATAGAAAGTTTTATTGAAGGAATAAAAGATAAGACATACAATTTGAAGACATCTGAGGACATATCTTTAAAGACATCCCCTTCTTTAAAGCCATGTCTCTAAACACCTTTATAAGAGATAGTAGTTTCAAACTGACAAagggcagggttagattggatattagggtgaaattcttccctgtgagggtggggaggctctggcacagggtgtccagagaagctgtggctgcttctgGACCCTTGGGATGTCTAAAACCATTGGACTGGGattggaacaacctgggacagtTGGCAGGAGGTTGGAACTGAATTACCTTTCAaatcctttccaacctaaaccattccatggtACCTACTGACTCCCAGACGAGCAGCCCATACgaactcctgcagctgcagtgccaggcgctgctgaggggctgctgaggggctgctgaggggctgctgaggcgctgccaggccctgctgaggggctgctgaggggctgctgaggggctgctgaggggctgccaGGCCCGGCTGTCCCCGGCtgtcccccgctgtcccctgccagctcctccccaggtgcCCCGTTACCTGCAGAGCCGCCAGCCGCGCCCCTTCCAGGGGTTTGTCGGGATCCACCTTCACCTCCCGCGCTCTGCCGAACGCATCCAGCTCCCCGAGAGAGCAGCAGGCCTGCggagagccctgggcagggcagagccaacAGCACGAGGGGTGCACTTACTTCCAGCGCCAGGAAGCGAGCGTTCCTCTGGGGAGCGTCGGGGTTTGTCTTTACCGCGCGGGCAGCCCGGAACGCCGGCAGGCCCCGCAGCCTGGCGGCAGCGTGGGCAGCGCCCTGTTCGCATCAAACACCACATCACCCGGGGCTCACAGCAGAGACGGGCATGCAGAACCTTCCGCCTCCAGAGAGGCGGATTTCCACAGATTGTTAATGGAGGGGCTGTTCCGGGAATGTGtaggttggacagggcttggagcagcctggcataGCTGAAGGTGAATGAGGTTTAAGCTGCCATGATAACTGAAagggtggttttgttttgatttctttcctttgaggGTTGCGAAGCCCAGGGAACTGGGGGGAGCTGGGCCCGAGGtggggagggaagcagcagcaggaggcgGCAGCGCCGGCAGCCGCCGTACCTTGAAGTTGGGGATGCGGCCGCGCACGGGCCGCGGGAACTCGGCCAGGCCGGAGGCCTCCAGGTGCTCCCACACCTTCTCCCGGATCTCCCATTTGGAGGCGCCTGAgggcagcgcccggcccgggCCCGCCATCACTGGCCGTGACGTCACCGCCATCGCCGCCCTCACCCGCCCGCCATGACGTCACCGCCACCACGCCCCCACTATCTGGTCGGCCATGACGTCACCACGCCCGTCCCTCCCAGTCAATCTTCATGAAGGGGCGGAGACTCCTAATTGGCCACGCCCCCGCTACGGCGGCACCGAGGGCTCAAAACGCCTCGAAGGCGAAGCCGGGGGAGCGCGGTGAGGGATGTCACTCAGAGCGCGCTTTACCTCTGGAATTAAACATAAaaaaggctgtgctggagcattAATGTGAGATTGAGGGATGTCACTCAGAGCCCGCTTTACTTCTGGAATTAAACATAAaaaaggctgtgctggagcattAATGTGAGATTGAGGGATGTCACTCAGAGCCCGCTTTACTTCTGGAATTAAACATAAAAAAGGCTGTACTGGAGCATTAATGTGAGATTTCCGCCCGCATTATACAAATAGCACGGGCTTTCTATCACGTCTTATGGCTGGGGGTAAAATCCCGTCCCGCTTTCTGTAAAATAACCCCTCACATTAATTACTTTTCCATTAAAAGTTGGCTGGTGGTGAATAAAACAATACCCAGTCTGCCAGCTTCCCGAAAGTTCACTTTTTGCTCGCCTTTAATTGGATAATAAACGACTTGTTTGcatgatttattatttatggaATTAGTGTATTCCACTGAAACCACCCCGAGAAGAAGGAGGAGATTGAGAATCCCGACATTCCTGAGCGGAGTGGGATGGAGGGGTCATGGGAACAATGAAACAACCaaggtttattttaaagtgtggcaggaaaagggggaaatgtCTTCAGAGTTTGTGCTTGGCTTGGACGCTGCAGATCcaagagctgtggctgtgccagcccaaaaaagcagaacaaattcGGATGCTCCTCTCTGAAATGGCTGCAGatgcaaattcttttttttctgagaattttttcttctccataaAGGCCAAGACTCTTCTGAGCTTGGTGCCCCCTCCAGCTCTGAGCGATTCCCAAATTTGCATTATTATCCACATCACACCACCATAAATGCTGCGGTGAGGCTTCACCTTTTCACTTGGAAGcatccaaaaaaataaaatttggatctctggtgctgcagtggggtTTGGGAAGAGCCTTTCCTTGGCTCAGAATGCTGCTGGAGCCGGTGGGAATCCTTCCAGCCACAGCAGACCACCCATGTGGAGCTGGGCCGAGGTGCTTGAAGCTCATTCCTGCACTTCCTACTCACTGAAAACTCATGGAAAACTCATGGAAAACTCATGGGGATTCTGCTGTTCCTTCAGGCCTTGGGGCAAAGATTTGTGGGGTTGGGAGTGCCAAtgtccccaccccagctgggacccattcccaccccagggaagggaaaacgagggagggagggcagtgctggtaATTAACCCTTTAACAATCAAGGGCTGAGATCCTTCTAGACCACCTACATCTCCCTCcaaagctgctccttcccaggatTTGCTTCCAGAAAAGAGGACCTGAGCTGTTTTCTACAAATCAAGGtagttttccttaaaaaaaaccaaaaaaaaacctataaGTTTGCTGCTAAGTGTCATCTTTTCCTGCTGGCTCAGTTCTCTGTTTGTCTCCACAGGGCTGAAATTTGCTCCAAATTCCTTTTGCAGGGTCTTTTCTGTCCcttcagcctggagcagctcttaGGGATGCTACAGAAAAACCTCTTTTCTTTGGGAAGCAGACAAGGCTGCCACATCTTTATAAATTAAATCAATCTTTGGATGTGCCTGAATCACCTCTAAAATCTGTTCTCACCAAGTTGaatcaaatatttcagtggaaGGGTTTAAAAAAGGATCTTGGatttgaaagcaaatgaaatcaAGCTCTCCCTTGTGAAAACACCTAAAAAAAGGGAGGGGCAGATGAATCAGATGAATCCAAACCCtgggaaaaatgcagaaagcaaCTCCTTGTGCTGCAGGAATCATTCCTTGGAACTGCAGGCTGAACGTGCCTGGGCAGCCATGAAAATCACTCAAATGCACCCAAAAAGGAGCTTTAAACCACCATAATGTTCTACTTGGGGTTCAATAGTGAAAATGTTAAGAAGGCTACAAATTTTAAATAGAAGCATTTTTAAGGTCATTTGCATTAATGAAAGGAGTGTggatttccttccttccttccttccttccttccttccttccttccttccttccttccttccttcctttcttcctttctctcgttatttttctctttcttccctacttttcctctccctctgcccgcttattttctctgctcatcctctctctctctgatgTTCCCACCTTCATTCTCTCTCCCAcgtttttccctcttttcctgctcAGTCTCTCATTGACCCCATATCTGTCCCTATGTCCTTGTTCGTCTGTCCCCATCTCtgttcctgtgtccccatctctgtccgtctgtccctctatccctgtctgtccctgtctctctgttcccatctctgttcctctgtccccatctgtgtccccatgtctgTCCCTCCGTCcgtctgtccctgtccccgcgCCCGGGCGGTGCCGGGGAGCGCTGCagtccccgcggtgtcccctGGGGGGCGACACACGCCGCGCGGAGCGCCCGCGGGCAGGTGAGACCGGAGCGGGCCCGGGAATAACATAGGGAAAAACACCGGGAATGGCCCGGGAATAACATCGGGAATGGCGCGGGAATAGCACCAGGAACGATACCGGGAATAACATCGGGAATAGCACCAGGAACGATATCGGGAACGACACCTAGAACGGCCCGGGAATAACACCGGGAATTGCCTGGGAATAGCCCGGGAATAACATCGGGAACGGGCCGGGAACGACACCGGGAATAGCTCGGGAATAACATCGGGAACGGGCCGGGAACGACACCTAGAACGGCCCGGGAATGACACCAGGAATAGCCtgggaaaaacatcgggaaCGGGCCGGGAACGACACGTAGAACGGGCCGGGATCAACACCTAGAATGGGCCGGGAACGACACCGAGGAAGGCTCGGGAATGGCCCCGGGAACGGGCCGGGAACAGCCCCGGAGCGGCCCCAGGGAGGTCCCGGGAATGACACCGGGAACGGCCCCGAGCAGCACCGGGAATGACACCGGCCCCAGAGAGATCCCGGGAATTACACCGGGAACGGTCCCGGGAATTACACCGGGAAcggccccagagcagcaccgGGAATGACACCGGGAACGGTCCCGGGAATGACACCGGGAACGGTCCCGGGAATGACACCGGGAACGGCCCCGGGGCGCCCCGAGCGCTGCTAAAGCTCCGCTGCCGCTGCCGGTAAAGGCTGCGAGAAGAAAACCGGCGGCTGTCCCGGAGAACCGGCCGGAGGGAGCCCCGCGGGGAATCCCGCATTTCCAAGCGCCTCCCGTTCTCCTCCTCGAAGGGGCTCCTCTCTCCGCGCTCCCTCCGTATTTTTCataatgttgatttttttgtttgtttgttttttcttcaaggCATTCGAATTTTGGGCTTTTCCGAGCCCGCTGGTTCAGCTCTGCTCggtgcccagctgcagcaagcAAAGAACTTACTTTTGCTGCTTCTGGGGGTTCTGTAGAAATTCAGCTCGGTAAAGTTTTCAGCCGAGGAGAGGTAAGATTCCATCAAGGATTTCTCCAGGCTTCTGGGAagggacagcactgggacacCGCAGGGGTGACTTTGCTCAAgctctgcatttaaaaattcctgtattttataAAGTTGTATCGTTAAAGAAATCCCATGTGCTTGTGTACGCTAAGACGCAGCCGAAGTTGTTAcgagaaatgtgttttatttgaaaaccGAACATAAAAGTGTGAAGTCGTtctcaaattattaaaaaaaaaataaagttttttcttATGGTCATACATTTACATGAAAAGTATCAGCTTATCTCGCTGAATTCACCATTTGTTTTCCCAAACAAAATATCCCCTGACATTTACTCAGTGGACGAAACCCTCCCCGAACATTCAAAATTATTCCCGTCAAAACTGAACAACAATTTTGAAGCGCCCGGAGAAACTTCCAAATCAATTTTTCCATCGCAGTTCATTTTTAACCATCCCTCCTTGTAGAGGAGCTGCctcataatttaatttttttctctcccctcagTTATCGCATAAAATCGTTTCCTTTCTTATTAAGAAAATCTCCGGTAATTAACAGCCCCGCCGGGTTCCCACGGCCGGAGCCGGCTGCGGTCTCGTCCTCACCGCCCGGCTGCGAGCGGGAAAGGGACCCTCGGATCCCACAGCCAGCCAAAATCCCAGCCCgactttgggggaaaaaaaatatctttgtttaAAGCCTTACGAAACCACACAAATTGCAAGGAGGGCAAGGCAAAATTACAGTGTAAGAAACCCAAAAATCACCGCTCAGGAATCAGAGCGGCAGCAGCCAGGCTCGGGGGAGGCGGCGGGAAGGAGCCTGGCCGAAGTGACAGCAAATTCATTTCGACCTGATCTCGCTCTTTTCGGGCTCCGGTCGATTTTGCAGCGTTATTTTTGATTAGAGATATatgctgattttttattttattttttttttttttttcctgcgGAGTGGGGAAATCGCTGCTTTCCCACCTCGTTTCCTTCGCCCGGCAGATCCACGCTTCCCTCGGGTGGAACAGAACAATTCGCAGAACTTTCCCCCAACACTTGAGTTTACACTTGGTCACCATGCGTCCCTAATTGTCCCACTCTGATTGCCTCTAATGAACTCATTAGGGAGAAGGCAGAGGGGCGGATTTCACAGGCACAAGAAAATCCGCCTCAACGCCCGGAAcgaaaaaaaataaatagaccCTTAAACGCgctgtttttgttggttttgctggtttttttctataataataaaaaaatccccaaactccccccaaGCGGCGGAGGAACCCCTGAACCCGCAGGGATGGCGCCAGCGGGGCCGAGGCGCGATGTCACCGCACCCAGCGGCCTCTCCCGAGGAATTCCGctgaaatagatttaaaaatgcGAACGCAGGAACTGCGGGCTCAGTGACACCGGCACTGCCAGCGCGGTGTCACCGCTCCCACCGCCCGGGCATCAACCTGCCCGCACAAAACGCTTAAAGCCTCGGCTGCtggcggcggggcgggcagcGGGCAGCTCCCCCCGGGCGGCTCGGGGCTGTTTTTTGGGGCAGAACCGTTCCGTGCCGTGCGGAGGGGGCTGCGGGTGCGCGGCGCggggctcggcccggcccgggagGGCGCGGGGGCCGCCCGCCAGCGCCGCCGCGTCCCGCGCTCCCATTGGCTGCGGCCGCGGCGCCGCGCGCTCCCATTGGCTGCGGCCGCGGCGTCCCGCGCTGCCATTGGCTGGCGGCCGCgccggggggcggggccagcgGGGAGTAAaagcgcggcggcggcgcggggcgagTTTTGAAGCTGCGCAGCGCGGCCGGGAGGGAGCTCGGCGGCTCCCGCACCCCTCCGGGGGCTCCGGAACGGTTCGGGCCGTTGTTGTGACAAGGACTGGGTTATCCGcaaggctgctttttctttttaattttttaaatttt belongs to Oenanthe melanoleuca isolate GR-GAL-2019-014 chromosome 11, OMel1.0, whole genome shotgun sequence and includes:
- the MTHFSD gene encoding methenyltetrahydrofolate synthase domain-containing protein isoform X3, which translates into the protein MAVTSRPVMAGPGRALPSGASKWEIREKVWEHLEASGLAEFPRPVRGRIPNFKGAAHAAARLRGLPAFRAARAVKTNPDAPQRNARFLALEARKTLLVPTPRLRTGLFNRIVPPPGATKEILRRCATSQGVRDYSVPVGLDGKAQVDLVIVGSVAVSEKGWRIGKGEGYADMEYAMMVSMGAVQEDTPVVTIVHDCQVLDIAEELLDDHDLTVDYILTPTRTIQTNCKRPKPQGIMWHKVSSEMLGKIPILKTLRSREKQAGKDVTLQDEHPALANTSRAAISNKKVMAANTQPWAAPGSAPVGQHVESDPVNSKLEGSDTITTVYVGNLPGSLRVSELKSALRELQVTPVRLSWQGAQHRAFLDYRDPGAADRAVSSLQGLSLGGNALRAELAKNQRSKGQGETNTHR
- the MTHFSD gene encoding methenyltetrahydrofolate synthase domain-containing protein isoform X2, whose protein sequence is MAVTSRPVMAGPGRALPSGASKWEIREKVWEHLEASGLAEFPRPVRGRIPNFKGSPQACCSLGELDAFGRAREVKVDPDKPLEGARLAALQARKTLLVPTPRLRTGLFNRIVPPPGATKEILRRCATSQGVRDYSVPVGLDGKAQVDLVIVGSVAVSEKGWRIGKGEGYADMEYAMMVSMGAVQEDTPVVTIVHDCQVLDIAEELLDDHDLTVDYILTPTRTIQTNCKRPKPQGIMWHKVSSEMLGKIPILKTLRSREKQAGKDVTLQDEHPALANTSRAAISNKKVMAANTQPWAAPGSAPVGQHVESDPVNSKLEGSDTITTVYVGNLPGSLRVSELKSALRELQVTPVRLSWQGAQHRAFLDYRDPGAADRAVSSLQGLSLGGNALRAELAKNQRSKGQGETNTHR
- the MTHFSD gene encoding methenyltetrahydrofolate synthase domain-containing protein isoform X1, translated to MAVTSRPVMAGPGRALPSGASKWEIREKVWEHLEASGLAEFPRPVRGRIPNFKGAAHAAARLRGLPAFRAARAGSPQACCSLGELDAFGRAREVKVDPDKPLEGARLAALQARKTLLVPTPRLRTGLFNRIVPPPGATKEILRRCATSQGVRDYSVPVGLDGKAQVDLVIVGSVAVSEKGWRIGKGEGYADMEYAMMVSMGAVQEDTPVVTIVHDCQVLDIAEELLDDHDLTVDYILTPTRTIQTNCKRPKPQGIMWHKVSSEMLGKIPILKTLRSREKQAGKDVTLQDEHPALANTSRAAISNKKVMAANTQPWAAPGSAPVGQHVESDPVNSKLEGSDTITTVYVGNLPGSLRVSELKSALRELQVTPVRLSWQGAQHRAFLDYRDPGAADRAVSSLQGLSLGGNALRAELAKNQRSKGQGETNTHR